A window from Haloarchaeobius amylolyticus encodes these proteins:
- the acs gene encoding acetate--CoA ligase: protein MTGDDTDVELEARLEEQERFEPSTSFVEQANVSDADIYETFEENWPQCWEGAASLLDWDEEYDTVLDDSNPPFFEWFTGGSLNASANCLDRHLDERGDETAIQWVGEPTDEADRSYTYRELHREVNEFAAALRELGVGEDDVVTMYMPMIPELPIAMLACARIGAPHSVVFAGFSAEALATRMNAADSEYLVTCDGYYRRGDALEHKEKADEGLAGVEHEVSDVVVADRLGDAYDHPMGDDHHDYDDLVAQHEGAEVDPVERDAEDMLFLMYTSGTTGKPKGVKHTTGGYLSWAAWTSQAVLDIKPEDTYFCSADIGWITGHSYIVYGPLALGTTTMMYEGTPDYPEQDRLWEIIEEYEATQLYTAPTAIRAFMKWGSEYPDRHDLSSLRLLGTVGEPINPRAWKWYYKHIGNEECPVVDTWWQTETGGMMVTTLPGVKDMKPGSAGPPLPGVDVRIVDGAGDEVEPGRAGYLTVQKPWPGMLRTLYQNDERYIQEYWAEYSDTDSDDPEDWVYFPEDGAKIDEDGYITVLGRVDDVINVSGHRLGTMEVESAIVGVEGVAEAAVVGGKHEIKGEAVYAYVITEDGYEEGEDLRQRIVQGVEDAIGPIARPEAVIFTPELPKTRSGKIMRRLLEDIANGDELGNTSTLRNPEIVEEIAAKVADD, encoded by the coding sequence ATGACAGGGGACGACACCGACGTCGAACTGGAGGCACGGCTCGAGGAGCAGGAACGGTTCGAACCGTCCACCTCGTTCGTCGAGCAGGCGAACGTCTCGGACGCGGACATCTACGAGACGTTCGAGGAGAACTGGCCGCAGTGCTGGGAGGGCGCGGCCTCGCTGCTCGACTGGGACGAGGAGTACGACACCGTACTCGACGACTCGAACCCGCCGTTCTTCGAGTGGTTCACCGGCGGCTCGCTCAACGCCTCGGCGAACTGTCTCGACCGACACCTCGACGAGCGAGGCGACGAGACCGCCATCCAGTGGGTCGGGGAGCCGACCGACGAGGCCGACCGGAGCTACACGTACCGAGAGCTCCATCGCGAGGTGAACGAGTTCGCGGCGGCCCTGCGCGAGCTGGGCGTCGGCGAGGACGACGTGGTGACGATGTACATGCCGATGATCCCAGAGTTGCCCATCGCCATGCTGGCGTGTGCCCGCATCGGTGCGCCCCACTCGGTCGTCTTCGCGGGCTTCTCCGCTGAGGCGCTCGCGACCCGCATGAACGCGGCGGACTCGGAGTACCTCGTCACGTGTGACGGCTACTACCGCCGCGGCGACGCCCTCGAACACAAGGAGAAGGCCGACGAGGGCCTCGCGGGCGTGGAACACGAGGTCTCGGACGTGGTCGTGGCCGACCGACTCGGCGACGCCTACGACCACCCGATGGGCGACGACCACCACGACTACGACGACCTCGTCGCCCAGCACGAGGGCGCCGAGGTCGACCCGGTCGAGCGCGACGCCGAGGACATGCTGTTCCTCATGTACACGTCCGGGACGACCGGGAAACCGAAGGGCGTCAAGCACACCACGGGCGGCTACCTCTCGTGGGCGGCGTGGACCTCCCAGGCCGTCCTCGACATCAAGCCCGAGGACACGTACTTCTGCTCGGCCGACATCGGCTGGATCACCGGCCACAGCTACATCGTCTACGGTCCCCTCGCGCTCGGGACGACGACGATGATGTACGAGGGGACGCCGGACTACCCCGAGCAGGACCGGCTCTGGGAGATCATCGAGGAGTACGAGGCGACCCAGCTCTACACCGCGCCGACCGCCATCCGGGCGTTCATGAAGTGGGGGTCGGAGTACCCCGACCGACACGACCTCTCCAGCCTGCGCCTGCTGGGCACCGTCGGTGAGCCCATCAACCCGCGGGCGTGGAAGTGGTACTACAAGCACATCGGGAACGAGGAGTGCCCCGTCGTGGACACGTGGTGGCAGACCGAGACGGGCGGCATGATGGTCACCACGCTCCCCGGCGTCAAGGACATGAAGCCCGGCTCCGCCGGCCCGCCGCTCCCGGGCGTCGACGTCCGCATCGTCGACGGTGCGGGCGACGAGGTCGAACCCGGCCGCGCCGGCTACCTCACCGTCCAGAAGCCGTGGCCGGGCATGCTCCGGACCCTGTACCAGAACGACGAGCGCTACATCCAGGAGTACTGGGCCGAGTACTCGGACACCGACAGCGACGACCCCGAGGACTGGGTGTACTTCCCGGAGGACGGCGCGAAGATCGACGAGGACGGCTACATCACCGTCCTCGGCCGCGTCGACGACGTCATCAACGTCTCCGGCCACCGGCTGGGCACGATGGAGGTCGAATCTGCCATCGTCGGCGTCGAGGGCGTCGCCGAGGCCGCCGTCGTCGGCGGGAAGCACGAGATCAAGGGCGAGGCGGTCTACGCCTACGTCATCACCGAGGACGGCTACGAGGAGGGCGAGGACCTCCGCCAGCGCATCGTTCAGGGGGTCGAGGACGCAATCGGCCCCATCGCCCGGCCCGAGGCGGTCATCTTCACGCCGGAGCTGCCGAAGACCCGGTCCGGGAAGATCATGCGGCGACTGCTCGAGGACATCGCCAACGGCGACGAACTCGGCAACACCTCGACGCTCCGGAACCCCGAGATCGTCGAGGAGATCGCGGCGAAGGTCGCGGACGACTGA
- a CDS encoding universal stress protein, with protein MTERILIPTDGSATAEVAVEKALELAELYDATVYALYVVDTIAMDLSLGTEQVDRIRAGKFGEMTEVEDQARSATSRVAEAARDRGLDVEEHFRAGRPHSVIADFAEDLDVDLIVMGSHGRSGVRRALLGSVTERVLRSTHRPVLVVDEREHEGEVDD; from the coding sequence ATGACCGAGAGAATACTCATCCCGACGGACGGTAGCGCGACGGCGGAGGTCGCCGTCGAGAAGGCACTCGAACTGGCCGAACTGTACGACGCGACGGTGTACGCCCTCTACGTGGTGGACACCATCGCGATGGACCTGAGCCTCGGTACCGAACAGGTCGACCGCATCCGGGCGGGCAAGTTCGGCGAGATGACCGAGGTCGAGGACCAGGCCCGCAGCGCCACCAGCCGGGTGGCCGAGGCGGCCCGCGACCGCGGCCTCGACGTCGAGGAGCACTTCCGCGCCGGCCGGCCCCACTCGGTCATCGCCGACTTCGCGGAGGACCTCGACGTGGACCTCATCGTGATGGGGAGCCACGGTCGCTCCGGCGTCCGGCGCGCCCTGCTCGGCAGCGTCACCGAGCGCGTCCTGCGCTCGACCCACCGACCCGTGCTCGTGGTCGACGAGCGCGAGCACGAGGGCGAAGTCGATGACTGA
- a CDS encoding DUF4212 domain-containing protein translates to MSETNTQTAQRPDQGDDAAAREQDIDYLEAEINIFKPATPFMRDHLKVVWATFLAWVLFIFGPVTATAIAPDLMTETIVLGFQLHFFLTAIGAPAGALLLSVVYARQRDALDDKFGIDHSADQSESESQAVAADGGDEQ, encoded by the coding sequence ATGTCAGAGACGAACACGCAAACCGCGCAACGCCCCGACCAGGGCGACGACGCGGCCGCACGCGAACAGGACATCGACTATCTGGAGGCGGAGATAAACATCTTCAAGCCCGCGACGCCGTTCATGCGCGACCACCTGAAGGTCGTCTGGGCGACGTTCCTCGCCTGGGTGCTGTTCATCTTCGGGCCGGTGACGGCCACCGCCATCGCGCCCGACCTGATGACCGAGACCATCGTCCTCGGCTTCCAGCTCCACTTCTTCCTGACGGCCATCGGCGCGCCGGCCGGGGCACTGCTCCTGTCGGTCGTCTACGCCCGCCAGCGCGACGCGCTGGACGACAAGTTCGGCATCGACCACTCGGCAGACCAGTCCGAGTCAGAATCACAGGCGGTCGCCGCCGACGGGGGTGACGAACAGTGA
- a CDS encoding BGTF surface domain-containing protein: MNARQTVVLGVVALALSGGLVVAVGGFVGTGPSQGDTVPATTTPGQGTDDPQTTQPTTSEPVEEPRLQYSGDAISLETAREQVVRGQVDLPEGTEVTMRMRSTDSENPFLLTSSATVGDDGSIAATFDLAGLDGNSTANLTVRHDGSTLVAAPVAVSYVESAAPDEAESAATVQYEGDRLTLEPQDDQEIRATTDLDAGTDLTVRVVSTGSGQPFIRSLTATVDEDGRVVTSVDLSSIEAGTEFEVRLVHEDETLATVPGVVGADGNETTAEFVHATGEVGA; this comes from the coding sequence ATGAACGCCCGCCAGACGGTCGTCCTCGGCGTCGTGGCCCTCGCGCTCTCGGGTGGCCTCGTCGTCGCCGTGGGCGGATTCGTCGGTACCGGCCCCAGCCAGGGCGACACCGTCCCCGCGACGACCACGCCCGGACAGGGAACCGACGACCCGCAGACGACCCAGCCGACCACGAGCGAGCCTGTCGAAGAGCCACGGCTCCAGTACAGCGGCGACGCCATCTCGCTCGAGACCGCGCGCGAGCAGGTCGTCCGCGGGCAGGTCGACCTCCCCGAGGGGACCGAGGTGACCATGCGGATGCGTTCGACCGACAGCGAGAACCCGTTCCTGCTCACGTCCAGTGCGACCGTGGGCGACGATGGTTCCATCGCGGCGACGTTCGACCTCGCCGGCCTCGACGGGAATTCGACCGCGAACCTGACGGTCCGCCACGATGGCTCGACGCTCGTGGCCGCGCCGGTCGCGGTCAGCTACGTCGAGTCCGCGGCTCCCGACGAGGCCGAGTCGGCCGCCACCGTCCAGTACGAGGGTGACCGGCTCACCCTGGAACCGCAGGACGACCAGGAGATCCGCGCCACGACCGACCTCGACGCCGGCACCGACCTCACCGTCCGCGTCGTCTCGACCGGCAGCGGCCAGCCGTTCATCCGGTCGCTGACCGCGACCGTCGACGAGGACGGGCGCGTCGTCACCAGCGTCGACCTCTCCAGTATCGAAGCCGGCACCGAGTTCGAGGTGCGACTCGTCCACGAGGACGAGACGCTCGCGACCGTACCCGGAGTCGTCGGCGCAGACGGGAACGAGACCACCGCCGAGTTCGTCCACGCCACCGGCGAGGTCGGCGCCTGA
- a CDS encoding cation:proton antiporter regulatory subunit, with protein MKVFETHLPGVGKRYTISFPAGGEFVVVLHTDGRRQTFWREDDAADSEELFETTESQARKLAEIFDGTYLHEDDDLDEALENARIRWVSVSEASPVAGQTIRDTGVRSLTGVTILAIQRGEATLSNPASDTDIRAGDVLVTVGSDESHDEFARLLAGS; from the coding sequence ATGAAGGTATTCGAGACGCACCTGCCCGGCGTCGGCAAGCGGTACACCATCTCGTTCCCTGCGGGCGGCGAGTTCGTCGTCGTGTTGCACACCGACGGGCGCAGGCAGACGTTCTGGCGGGAGGACGACGCGGCCGACAGCGAGGAGCTGTTCGAGACCACCGAGTCACAGGCGCGCAAGCTCGCCGAGATATTCGACGGGACGTACCTCCACGAGGACGACGACCTCGACGAGGCGCTGGAGAACGCCAGGATCCGCTGGGTCAGCGTGAGCGAGGCTTCACCGGTCGCGGGGCAGACCATCCGGGATACCGGGGTCCGGAGCCTGACGGGGGTTACCATCCTCGCCATCCAGCGCGGCGAGGCCACCCTCTCGAACCCGGCCTCGGACACCGACATCCGGGCCGGGGACGTGCTCGTCACCGTCGGGTCGGACGAGTCACACGACGAGTTCGCCAGACTGCTCGCCGGGAGCTAG
- a CDS encoding sodium:solute symporter family transporter, with the protein MPDVVLQIGETGLDAGFKAIPAAITAGMLLLFLSIGYVFRVADTDGLWVAGRSIGNIENGMAIGANWMSAASYLGVAGLVGLAGYYGLAYLVGWTAGFFILLIFMAAQFRRFGKYTAPDFIGDRFYSDGARAIAAFTTILIGFVYAVGQGRGMGLMSIYLFGTDYTTGVVLLMGITIVYVALSGMLGATKNMAVQYVILILAFLAGLYAVGWSQGYSTVLPYIEFGNEATYVATQLSAEFSAPFANASYFVWVATAFTLIVGTCGLPHVLVRFYTVENERTARWSCVWGLFFICLLYWGTAAYAAFGGILAQESGVSPNDALFTGTQSDVLVVLTAQLANLPQWLVGLVAAGAVAAALATTAGLFIAASSAAAHDIYTNIINEDATQRQQLLVGRATIVTLGVLVTVVALNPPALIGELVSMAFAIAGSVLFPVFFLGLWWEKTNRKGAIAGMLTGLGFSLLGIVNEVLPGYVGFIDGEVLSQTLATVIPATSSALVAVPVVFAVIVGVSWATEEPPEDIKKLVRQCHSPEPMQRMESAEQVVSDGSNTPADD; encoded by the coding sequence ATGCCCGACGTCGTCCTCCAGATCGGCGAGACCGGCCTCGACGCCGGCTTCAAGGCCATCCCCGCGGCCATCACCGCCGGGATGCTCCTGCTGTTCCTGAGCATCGGCTACGTGTTCCGCGTTGCCGACACCGACGGCCTCTGGGTCGCCGGACGTTCCATCGGGAACATCGAGAACGGCATGGCAATCGGCGCGAACTGGATGTCCGCCGCATCCTACCTCGGGGTGGCTGGCCTCGTCGGCTTGGCGGGCTACTACGGCCTCGCGTACCTGGTCGGCTGGACGGCGGGCTTCTTCATCCTGCTCATCTTCATGGCCGCCCAGTTCCGCCGGTTCGGCAAGTACACCGCCCCGGACTTCATCGGTGACCGCTTCTACTCCGACGGCGCCCGCGCCATCGCGGCGTTCACCACCATCCTCATCGGGTTCGTCTACGCGGTCGGCCAGGGCCGCGGCATGGGCCTGATGTCCATCTACCTGTTCGGGACCGACTACACGACCGGCGTCGTCTTGCTCATGGGCATCACCATCGTGTACGTCGCGCTCTCGGGGATGCTCGGCGCGACCAAGAACATGGCCGTGCAGTACGTCATCCTCATCCTCGCGTTCCTCGCCGGCCTCTACGCGGTCGGCTGGTCGCAGGGCTACTCGACGGTCCTGCCCTACATCGAGTTCGGCAACGAGGCGACCTACGTCGCCACGCAGCTCTCCGCGGAGTTCTCCGCACCCTTCGCGAACGCCTCCTACTTCGTCTGGGTGGCGACCGCGTTCACCCTCATCGTCGGGACCTGTGGCTTACCACACGTCCTCGTGCGGTTCTACACCGTCGAGAACGAACGGACCGCCCGCTGGTCCTGTGTCTGGGGCCTGTTCTTCATCTGCCTGCTCTACTGGGGCACCGCCGCCTACGCGGCCTTCGGCGGCATCCTCGCCCAGGAGTCCGGCGTCAGCCCGAACGACGCCCTGTTCACGGGCACGCAGTCCGACGTGCTGGTCGTGCTGACGGCCCAGCTGGCGAACCTGCCGCAGTGGCTCGTCGGCCTCGTCGCCGCCGGGGCGGTCGCCGCCGCACTGGCGACGACCGCGGGGCTGTTCATCGCCGCCTCCTCGGCCGCCGCACACGACATCTACACGAACATCATCAACGAGGACGCCACCCAGCGCCAGCAGCTGCTCGTCGGCCGCGCGACCATCGTCACGCTCGGCGTGCTGGTCACGGTCGTCGCGCTCAACCCGCCGGCGCTCATCGGCGAACTCGTCTCCATGGCGTTCGCGATCGCCGGCTCGGTGCTGTTCCCGGTCTTCTTCCTCGGCCTGTGGTGGGAGAAGACCAACCGGAAGGGCGCCATCGCCGGTATGCTGACCGGGCTCGGGTTCTCCCTGCTCGGCATCGTGAACGAGGTCCTGCCGGGCTACGTCGGCTTCATCGACGGCGAGGTGCTCTCCCAGACCCTCGCGACCGTCATCCCGGCGACCTCCTCCGCGCTCGTCGCGGTCCCGGTCGTCTTCGCCGTCATCGTCGGCGTCTCGTGGGCGACGGAGGAACCCCCGGAGGACATCAAGAAACTGGTCCGCCAGTGTCACAGCCCCGAACCCATGCAGCGCATGGAGTCGGCGGAACAGGTCGTGAGTGACGGCTCGAACACCCCTGCAGACGACTGA
- a CDS encoding cation:proton antiporter — protein MVEPNLLFTAGLLFCLLAIGAAAALRLRQSVIPAYILLGILVGPYAPSVGGVSLTLLDGPAPVRLLAELGVVLLLFFVGLELSLDQLASNRRRFLRAGVVDVGISLPLGLLLGLAMGFSLLEAGFLALVVFNSSTVVIAKSLIDLGWVVDPESQAILGVIVIEDVLTALGFAVLSVFLLGGADVGAIALSISRSVAFLVVLLVAAYLGASVLERAFGTESSEVFLLGVLGVGAVVAGAGLMVGVSEAVAAFVVGTAFGRTRHSQRVERLAAPIRDLFAATFFFVIGLQTNPAALFETGGFVAIAVVVTVLGQLVSGYLAGRAYGLDRSRAIRVGCALTPRGEFSLVIAAFLATAGTTVVLTETIPAFTVGYVLVTSILGTVLMRHSELVDRFVARAVPVFTSRPES, from the coding sequence GTGGTCGAACCGAACCTCCTCTTCACTGCCGGGCTCCTCTTCTGTCTCCTCGCAATCGGAGCGGCGGCCGCACTGCGGCTCCGGCAGTCCGTCATCCCCGCGTACATCCTGCTGGGGATACTCGTCGGGCCGTACGCGCCCAGCGTCGGCGGCGTCTCGCTGACCCTGCTCGACGGCCCCGCACCCGTTCGACTGCTCGCGGAACTGGGCGTCGTCCTGCTCCTGTTCTTCGTCGGACTGGAGCTGAGCCTCGACCAGCTCGCCTCGAACCGGCGGCGGTTCCTGCGCGCCGGCGTCGTCGACGTCGGTATCAGCCTCCCGCTCGGGCTCCTCCTCGGGCTCGCGATGGGGTTCTCGCTGCTGGAGGCGGGCTTTCTCGCGCTCGTCGTGTTCAACTCCTCGACGGTCGTCATCGCGAAGTCGCTCATCGACCTCGGCTGGGTGGTCGACCCCGAGAGCCAGGCGATCCTCGGCGTCATCGTCATCGAGGACGTGCTCACGGCACTCGGGTTCGCCGTGCTGTCCGTGTTCCTCCTCGGCGGGGCCGACGTCGGGGCCATCGCCCTCTCCATCTCCCGGTCGGTCGCGTTCCTCGTCGTCCTGCTCGTCGCCGCCTACCTGGGTGCCAGCGTGCTCGAACGCGCCTTCGGGACGGAGTCCTCCGAGGTGTTCCTCCTGGGCGTCCTCGGGGTCGGGGCCGTCGTCGCGGGGGCGGGGCTGATGGTCGGGGTCAGCGAGGCCGTCGCGGCGTTCGTCGTCGGGACGGCCTTCGGCCGGACGCGACACAGCCAGCGCGTCGAACGGCTCGCCGCGCCCATCCGGGACCTCTTCGCCGCGACGTTCTTCTTCGTCATCGGGCTCCAGACGAACCCGGCCGCGTTGTTCGAGACGGGCGGGTTCGTCGCCATCGCCGTCGTCGTCACGGTCCTCGGGCAACTCGTCAGTGGCTACCTCGCCGGACGCGCCTACGGCCTCGACCGGTCCCGGGCCATCAGGGTCGGCTGTGCCCTGACACCCCGGGGCGAGTTCTCGCTGGTCATCGCCGCGTTCCTCGCGACCGCCGGGACGACCGTCGTCCTCACGGAGACGATTCCGGCGTTCACCGTCGGCTACGTCCTCGTGACGAGCATCCTCGGGACGGTCCTCATGCGCCACAGCGAGCTGGTCGACCGGTTCGTGGCCCGGGCCGTGCCGGTATTCACCAGCAGGCCCGAGAGCTAG